Within the Sporichthyaceae bacterium genome, the region GGCATCGGCGAACCGAAGCGGTCGCCGGCCGCGTCGACGAGGTCGACCTCGACCCGGGTGATGCCGTTGACGGTGGCCTTCGCCGGGATCCGGACCGGGACCTTGCGTCCGGCGGCGATCGTGACCAGGTCCGAGGCCTGCGTGCGCAACCGGCCGGCGACCAAGGGCTGAACCTCGGCGCGCACCCGGACCGGGGCGTCCAACTCGTTGTAGATCGTCAGCGGGATGTTGCCGTTGCTGCTGGACAGCGTGACGATGCTGCGCCCGACCACCTTCACCTTGCCGGTGTCGTCCTGCACCTGGTCGGCGAGGTTACGCAGGTAGGTGTTGGCGCCCTTCGGATCGGTTGTCCAGGTCGACGCCGCCGCGACCAGGGTCGCGTCGGTGAGGCTCTCGATCATCGGACCCGGTTTGACCAGGACGGCGCTGAGCCGGTCGAGGTCCGTGGCGGTGCCGTGCAGCCGATTCACGTATCCGGGCTTCAGCTCGTGCGGCCCGGGGACGGGCGGGTAGGCCGGGTTCGCATTCGCCAACTCGGACGGGACGGGAAGCACGCTGAGCGACTTCAGCTCGGCCAGGCGCAGCCACGGGGCGCCGTTGACCGCGTTGAGCAGCCGACCGGCGCTGTCCGGGCTGGGGTTCCACCGTCGCGGCGGGTTGATCAGGATGCTGCGCTGCTCGTTCGGCCGCTCGAGGGTGATCATCGCGGTGTCGGCGAGCAGGCGCTGCGCCGCCGGGGCGCCGGTGCCCGCGGCGGACAGGTCGCCGGACAGGTCGTCGGTCAACCCGGTGTCGGCGATCAGGACCTCGAGATGACCGGCTTCGGTGTCGACGCCGACCCGCCCGGTCGGGGTGTGGTTGAGCGTCGCGAGCGCCGGGAACTGGGCACCGGACAGCACGACGGTCTGGGTCCCGCCCGTGCGCAGGGCCGCGAGCGTCGCCTTGTCGGCGAGCCCGGTGGGCGGGAACGCGACGCTGGTGTCCGACTGCCGGTCCAGGGTGCGACCGGTGACCAGGCGGGACTGCGCCTCGGCACTCGCGATCGCGCCCGGGTAGCCGTTGTGCACCAGCCCGGCCAGGTCCGGGTCGCCGTAGGGCAGCGCGGCCACCGGCTTCCCGGCGAGCTCCGTCCGCACGTCGGACAGCCACTTGGCGGCGCCCGGATCGGCGGCCTCGTCGGTCGTGCCGCTGCCGTTGACTCGTTGGTGCGCCACGCTCAGTTCGGCGGTC harbors:
- a CDS encoding DUF6049 family protein, with amino-acid sequence MSHAATSGRRRYRLFCLGAALTLIVASPLAAAPVGAAPAPTGAQVLLDDMTPSAPQANSKLVLRGELRNTGAGTIRQASVSLLLRRRLLIDRGEVKTLAEATDLPAGSEPIAGTGGPLGRDVAPGASVPWTITVPISALHLGADGVYAISVQAAGQRDNTTPGVRRVGSLTTFLPYLSKPKSFRPVTISWLWPLAGTPARDGTGAFLQRAAGGEFAPTGRLAQLVATVGKYPVTWLLDPELLDSTAELSVAHQRVNGSGTTDEAADPGAAKWLSDVRTELAGKPVAALPYGDPDLAGLVHNGYPGAIASAEAQSRLVTGRTLDRQSDTSVAFPPTGLADKATLAALRTGGTQTVVLSGAQFPALATLNHTPTGRVGVDTEAGHLEVLIADTGLTDDLSGDLSAAGTGAPAAQRLLADTAMITLERPNEQRSILINPPRRWNPSPDSAGRLLNAVNGAPWLRLAELKSLSVLPVPSELANANPAYPPVPGPHELKPGYVNRLHGTATDLDRLSAVLVKPGPMIESLTDATLVAAASTWTTDPKGANTYLRNLADQVQDDTGKVKVVGRSIVTLSSSNGNIPLTIYNELDAPVRVRAEVQPLVAGRLRTQASDLVTIAAGRKVPVRIPAKATVNGITRVEVDLVDAAGDRFGSPMPLRVNVTNYGSVGLIIVIGGGGLLFTAAVIRNIRRIRKARAAPASSGRAARTVDAVQA